Proteins from a single region of Macaca fascicularis isolate 582-1 chromosome 5, T2T-MFA8v1.1:
- the SLC25A4 gene encoding ADP/ATP translocase 1, with product MGDHAWSFLKDFLAGGVAAAVSKTAVAPIERVKLLLQVQHASKQISAEKQYKGIIDCVVRIPKEQGFLSFWRGNLANVIRYFPTQALNFAFKDKYKQLFLGGVDRHKQFWRYFAGNLASGGAAGATSLCFVYPLDFARTRLAADVGKGAAQREFHGLGDCIIKIFKSDGLRGLYQGFNVSVQGIIIYRAAYFGVYDTAKGMLPDPKNVHIFVSWMIAQSVTAVAGLVSYPFDTVRRRMMMQSGRKGADIMYTGTVDCWRKIAKDEGAKAFFKGAWSNVLRGMGGAFVLVLYDEIKKYV from the exons ATGGGTGATCACGCTTGGAGCTTCCTAAAGGACTTCCTGGCCGGTGGTGTCGCCGCTGCAGTCTCCAAGACCGCGGTCGCCCCCATCGAGAGGGTCAAACTGCTGCTGCAG GTCCAGCATGCCAGCAAACAGATCAGTGCTGAGAAGCAGTACAAAGGGATCATTGATTGTGTGGTGAGAATCCCCAAGGAGCAGGGCTTTCTCTCCTTCTGGAGGGGTAACCTGGCCAACGTGATCCGTTACTTCCCCACCCAAGCTCTCAACTTCGCCTTCAAGGACAAGTACAAGCAGCTCTTCTTAGGGGGTGTGGATCGGCATAAGCAGTTCTGGCGCTACTTTGCTGGTAACCTGGCATCTGGTGGGGCCGCTGGGGCCACCTCCCTTTGCTTTGTCTACCCGCTGGACTTTGCTAGGACCAGGTTGGCTGCCGACGTGGGCAAGGGTGCCGCCCAGCGTGAGTTCCATGGTCTGGGCGACTGTATCATCAAGATCTTCAAGTCTGATGGCCTGAGGGGTCTCTACCAAGGTTTCAACGTCTCTGTCCAAGGCATCATTATCTACAGAGCTGCCTACTTCGGAGTCTATGATACTGCCAAGG GGATGCTGCCTGACCCCAAGAACGTGCACATTTTTGTGAGCTGGATGATTGCCCAGAGTGTGACGGCAGTCGCAGGGCTGGTGTCCTACCCCTTCGACACTGTTCGTCGTAGGATGATGATGCAGTCCGGCCGGAAAGGGG CTGATATTATGTACACGGGGACAGTTGACTGCTGGAGGAAGATTGCAAAAGATGAAGGAGCCAAGGCCTTCTTCAAAGGTGCCTGGTCCAATGTGTTGAGAGGCATGGGTGGTGCTTTTGTATTGGTGTTGTATGATGAGATCAAAAAGTATGTCTAA